Proteins from a genomic interval of Quercus lobata isolate SW786 chromosome 11, ValleyOak3.0 Primary Assembly, whole genome shotgun sequence:
- the LOC115968114 gene encoding telomere repeat-binding factor 1-like isoform X1: MGAPKQKWTQEEEAALKAGVIKHGAGKWRTILKDPEFSGVLYLRSNVDLKDKWRNMSVMANGWGSREKARLAVKRVPHIPKQEENSMALGNVVQSDEEMMDTKPLSVSSETAQVATPKRSIVRLDNLIFEAITNLKEPGGSNKTNIATYIEEQYWAPPDFKRLLSAKLKYLTANGKLIKVKRRYRIAPTPAFSDRRRISSMLPPEGRQRVFPKVEKDDAHIFSKTQIDIDLAKMRTMTAQEAAVAAAEAVAEAEAAIAEAEEAAREAELAEADAEAAQAFAAAAVKTLKGRNNPKMPLSLFAISEIRCR, encoded by the exons ATGGGCGCTCCTAAGCAAAAATGGACACAAGAAGAGGAAGCAGCGCTTAAAGCTGGAGTTATTAAACATGGGGCTGGCAAATGGCGCACAATACTTAAAGATCCAGAATTTAGTGGTGTCTTATATCTCCGTTCAAATGTAGATCTCAAG GACAAGTGGAGAAATATGAGTGTAATGGCAAATGGATGGGGTTCCCGAGAGAAGGCTAGGTTAGCTGTTAAAAGGGTGCCACATATCCCTAAACAGGAGGAGAACTCTATGGCTCTTGGTAATGTTGTTCAAAGTGATGAAGAAATGATGGACACTAAGCCTCTTTCAGTTTCTAGTGAAACAGCGCAGGTTGCTACTCCAAAGAGATCTATTGTAAG GTTGGACAATCTTATATTTGAGGCTATAACCAACTTGAAGGAGCCTGGCGGTTCTAATAAGACAAATATTGCTACATACAtagag GAACAATATTGGGCACCCCCAGATTTTAAGAGGTTATTATCAGCAAAGTTAAAGTATTTGACAGCAAATGGGAAACTAATTAAG GTTAAACGCAGGTACAGGATTGCACCTACTCCAGCATTTTCTGACAGAAGAAGAATCTCTTCCATGTTACCTCCGGAGGGAAGGCAGAGGGTTTTTCCAAAAGTTGAGAAGGATGATGCCCATATATTTTCGAAAACCCAGATTGATATAGATTTAGCCAAGATGAGGACTATGACTGCACAAGAGGCAGCTGTAGCTGCTGCTGAAGCCGTTGCTGAGGCAGAAGCTGCCATAGCAGAAGCTGAAGAGGCAGCAAGAGAGGCAGAGTTAGCAGAAGCTGATGCAGAAGCAGCACAAGCTTTTGCAGCAGCAGCAGTGAAAACTTTGAAAGGAAGAAACAACCCTAAAATG CCTTTGAGTTTATTTGCCATATCTGAAATTAGGTGCAGATGA
- the LOC115968114 gene encoding telomere repeat-binding factor 1-like isoform X3 — translation MGAPKQKWTQEEEAALKAGVIKHGAGKWRTILKDPEFSGVLYLRSNVDLKDKWRNMSVMANGWGSREKARLAVKRVPHIPKQEENSMALGNVVQSDEEMMDTKPLSVSSETAQVATPKRSIVRLDNLIFEAITNLKEPGGSNKTNIATYIEEQYWAPPDFKRLLSAKLKYLTANGKLIKVKRRYRIAPTPAFSDRRRISSMLPPEGRQRVFPKVEKDDAHIFSKTQIDIDLAKMRTMTAQEAAVAAAEAVAEAEAAIAEAEEAAREAELAEADAEAAQAFAAAAVKTLKGRNNPKMMIRA, via the exons ATGGGCGCTCCTAAGCAAAAATGGACACAAGAAGAGGAAGCAGCGCTTAAAGCTGGAGTTATTAAACATGGGGCTGGCAAATGGCGCACAATACTTAAAGATCCAGAATTTAGTGGTGTCTTATATCTCCGTTCAAATGTAGATCTCAAG GACAAGTGGAGAAATATGAGTGTAATGGCAAATGGATGGGGTTCCCGAGAGAAGGCTAGGTTAGCTGTTAAAAGGGTGCCACATATCCCTAAACAGGAGGAGAACTCTATGGCTCTTGGTAATGTTGTTCAAAGTGATGAAGAAATGATGGACACTAAGCCTCTTTCAGTTTCTAGTGAAACAGCGCAGGTTGCTACTCCAAAGAGATCTATTGTAAG GTTGGACAATCTTATATTTGAGGCTATAACCAACTTGAAGGAGCCTGGCGGTTCTAATAAGACAAATATTGCTACATACAtagag GAACAATATTGGGCACCCCCAGATTTTAAGAGGTTATTATCAGCAAAGTTAAAGTATTTGACAGCAAATGGGAAACTAATTAAG GTTAAACGCAGGTACAGGATTGCACCTACTCCAGCATTTTCTGACAGAAGAAGAATCTCTTCCATGTTACCTCCGGAGGGAAGGCAGAGGGTTTTTCCAAAAGTTGAGAAGGATGATGCCCATATATTTTCGAAAACCCAGATTGATATAGATTTAGCCAAGATGAGGACTATGACTGCACAAGAGGCAGCTGTAGCTGCTGCTGAAGCCGTTGCTGAGGCAGAAGCTGCCATAGCAGAAGCTGAAGAGGCAGCAAGAGAGGCAGAGTTAGCAGAAGCTGATGCAGAAGCAGCACAAGCTTTTGCAGCAGCAGCAGTGAAAACTTTGAAAGGAAGAAACAACCCTAAAATG ATGATCCGAGCTTGA
- the LOC115968114 gene encoding telomere repeat-binding factor 1-like isoform X2 → MGAPKQKWTQEEEAALKAGVIKHGAGKWRTILKDPEFSGVLYLRSNVDLKDKWRNMSVMANGWGSREKARLAVKRVPHIPKQEENSMALGNVVQSDEEMMDTKPLSVSSETAQVATPKRSIVRLDNLIFEAITNLKEPGGSNKTNIATYIEEQYWAPPDFKRLLSAKLKYLTANGKLIKVKRRYRIAPTPAFSDRRRISSMLPPEGRQRVFPKVEKDDAHIFSKTQIDIDLAKMRTMTAQEAAVAAAEAVAEAEAAIAEAEEAAREAELAEADAEAAQAFAAAAVKTLKGRNNPKMVQMIRA, encoded by the exons ATGGGCGCTCCTAAGCAAAAATGGACACAAGAAGAGGAAGCAGCGCTTAAAGCTGGAGTTATTAAACATGGGGCTGGCAAATGGCGCACAATACTTAAAGATCCAGAATTTAGTGGTGTCTTATATCTCCGTTCAAATGTAGATCTCAAG GACAAGTGGAGAAATATGAGTGTAATGGCAAATGGATGGGGTTCCCGAGAGAAGGCTAGGTTAGCTGTTAAAAGGGTGCCACATATCCCTAAACAGGAGGAGAACTCTATGGCTCTTGGTAATGTTGTTCAAAGTGATGAAGAAATGATGGACACTAAGCCTCTTTCAGTTTCTAGTGAAACAGCGCAGGTTGCTACTCCAAAGAGATCTATTGTAAG GTTGGACAATCTTATATTTGAGGCTATAACCAACTTGAAGGAGCCTGGCGGTTCTAATAAGACAAATATTGCTACATACAtagag GAACAATATTGGGCACCCCCAGATTTTAAGAGGTTATTATCAGCAAAGTTAAAGTATTTGACAGCAAATGGGAAACTAATTAAG GTTAAACGCAGGTACAGGATTGCACCTACTCCAGCATTTTCTGACAGAAGAAGAATCTCTTCCATGTTACCTCCGGAGGGAAGGCAGAGGGTTTTTCCAAAAGTTGAGAAGGATGATGCCCATATATTTTCGAAAACCCAGATTGATATAGATTTAGCCAAGATGAGGACTATGACTGCACAAGAGGCAGCTGTAGCTGCTGCTGAAGCCGTTGCTGAGGCAGAAGCTGCCATAGCAGAAGCTGAAGAGGCAGCAAGAGAGGCAGAGTTAGCAGAAGCTGATGCAGAAGCAGCACAAGCTTTTGCAGCAGCAGCAGTGAAAACTTTGAAAGGAAGAAACAACCCTAAAATG GTGCAGATGATCCGAGCTTGA